One window from the genome of Deltaproteobacteria bacterium encodes:
- a CDS encoding TIGR00730 family Rossman fold protein: MRLERVCVYCASSRQTDGAYYEAAACLGRALAQRGVAIVYGGGAVGSMGALADAALAAGGKVIGVLPRFMYDLEWGHPRLTELRLVGDLHERKRLMIEEVDAIVALPGGSGTLEELMEAITWKRLGLHGHPIVLVNVRSFFDPLVALLERCIAERFMDPRHRDMWRVVGSSDVVIDAIRRAPPWGPDARRFALV; this comes from the coding sequence ATGAGGCTCGAGCGGGTGTGCGTGTACTGCGCGTCCAGCCGTCAGACCGACGGAGCGTACTACGAAGCGGCGGCGTGTCTGGGCCGGGCGCTCGCCCAGCGGGGCGTCGCCATCGTCTACGGCGGCGGTGCGGTCGGCTCCATGGGGGCGCTCGCCGACGCCGCGCTGGCGGCGGGCGGGAAGGTGATCGGCGTGCTGCCGCGCTTCATGTACGACCTCGAGTGGGGGCATCCGCGCTTGACGGAGCTCCGCCTGGTCGGCGACCTCCACGAGCGCAAGCGATTGATGATCGAGGAGGTCGACGCGATCGTCGCCCTCCCGGGGGGCTCCGGCACGCTCGAGGAGCTGATGGAGGCCATCACCTGGAAGCGCCTCGGCCTGCACGGCCACCCGATCGTGCTCGTCAACGTGCGCAGCTTCTTCGACCCGCTCGTCGCGCTGCTCGAGCGCTGCATCGCCGAGCGTTTCATGGACCCGCGCCACCGCGACATGTGGAGGGTCGTCGGGTCGTCCGACGTGGTCATCGACGCCATTCGCAGGGCACCGCCGTGGGGACCGGACGCGCGCCGCTTTGCGCTGGTCTAG
- a CDS encoding acyl-CoA dehydrogenase, producing the protein MYLDYTPEQQALRRELRAYFGRLVTPEYQAELSRSEGGGPLYMQAVRKLGADGWLGIGWPTEFGGQGRSPIEQFIFFDEAARAGVMLPTLTINAVAPAIMQYGTPAQKAEYLPRILGGEVHFAIGYTEPSAGTDLASLKTRAVRDGDEWVIDGTKVFTSQAEYADYIWLAARTDPNAPKHKGLSIFIVPTSSRGYKITPIWTMGDVRTNTTYYEDVRVPAANLVGELNEGWWLIVTQLNHERVALMSLGHVDRIFEDVRRWAQETRLAGGGWVIDRPWVQTHLARVYAGLEVLKLLNWQQAWSMTRGTLNYAEASTVKVFGSEFYVEAYRLLLEVLGETGALKRGSPDAVLRGRVERMYRATLILTFGGGTNETQRDIIAMAGLSMPRSR; encoded by the coding sequence ATGTACCTCGACTACACCCCCGAGCAGCAGGCGCTCCGTCGCGAGCTGCGCGCCTACTTCGGCCGCCTGGTCACGCCGGAGTACCAGGCGGAGCTCTCCCGCAGCGAGGGCGGCGGGCCGCTCTACATGCAGGCGGTCCGCAAGCTCGGCGCCGACGGCTGGCTCGGCATCGGCTGGCCCACGGAGTTCGGCGGCCAGGGCCGATCGCCGATCGAGCAGTTCATCTTCTTCGACGAGGCCGCGCGCGCCGGCGTCATGCTGCCGACGCTCACCATCAATGCCGTCGCGCCGGCCATCATGCAGTACGGCACCCCGGCGCAGAAGGCCGAATACCTGCCCCGCATCCTGGGCGGTGAGGTGCACTTCGCGATCGGCTACACGGAGCCCTCGGCCGGCACCGACCTCGCCTCGCTCAAGACCCGCGCCGTGCGCGACGGCGACGAGTGGGTCATCGACGGCACCAAGGTGTTCACCAGCCAGGCCGAGTACGCCGACTACATCTGGCTCGCCGCCCGCACGGACCCGAACGCCCCCAAGCACAAGGGGCTCTCGATCTTCATCGTGCCGACCAGCTCCCGCGGCTACAAGATCACGCCCATCTGGACGATGGGCGACGTGCGCACCAACACCACCTACTACGAGGACGTGCGCGTCCCGGCTGCGAACCTGGTCGGCGAGCTGAACGAGGGCTGGTGGCTCATCGTCACGCAGCTGAACCACGAGCGCGTCGCCCTCATGTCGCTCGGCCACGTCGACCGCATCTTCGAGGACGTCAGACGCTGGGCGCAGGAGACGCGGCTCGCCGGCGGTGGGTGGGTGATCGACCGGCCGTGGGTGCAGACGCACCTCGCCCGCGTGTATGCGGGCCTCGAGGTCCTGAAGCTCCTCAACTGGCAGCAGGCGTGGAGCATGACCCGCGGCACCCTCAACTATGCTGAGGCGTCCACCGTGAAGGTCTTCGGCAGCGAGTTCTACGTCGAGGCCTACCGCCTGCTGCTCGAGGTGCTGGGCGAGACGGGCGCGCTCAAGCGCGGCTCGCCCGACGCCGTCCTGCGGGGCCGCGTGGAGCGCATGTACCGCGCCACGCTCATCCTCACCTTCGGGGGCGGCACCAACGAGACGCAGCGCGACATCATCGCGATGGCGGGGCTCTCGATGCCCCGCTCGCGCTGA
- a CDS encoding acyl-CoA dehydrogenase: MDFSFTPEQEALRELARRILEDHVTAARLKAVEAAPDGFDRAAWHALAEARLLGVALPEDDGGSGLGVLELCLLLEQVGRAVAPVPVFPTLVLGALAIAEFGTAEQRRRWLPGVATGEVVLTAALVEPGADDPGMPAAAAARDAASWRVDGVKTCVPAAQLAARVLVPARLADGSVGIFLVDPRGRGCTLERQVATNREPQARLVLDGAPGDVLPGANVGWLVERALVGLAAMQLGVTERALRLTAEYTARREQFDRPIASFQAVHQRAADAYIDVEAIRLTTWQAAWRLAAGLPATAEVAVAKFWASEAAHRVVYAAQHLHGGIGVDIDYPLHRYYLWAKQIELTLGSGTRQLVRLGAELAARPPDG; this comes from the coding sequence ATGGACTTCTCGTTCACGCCCGAGCAGGAGGCGCTCCGCGAGCTGGCGCGCCGTATCCTCGAGGACCACGTGACGGCCGCGCGCCTGAAGGCGGTCGAGGCCGCGCCCGACGGATTCGATCGGGCAGCCTGGCACGCGCTCGCCGAGGCGAGGCTCCTCGGGGTGGCGCTGCCTGAGGACGACGGGGGCAGCGGCCTCGGCGTCCTCGAGCTCTGCCTCCTCCTCGAGCAGGTGGGCCGCGCCGTGGCGCCCGTCCCGGTCTTCCCGACGCTCGTCCTCGGCGCGCTCGCGATCGCCGAGTTCGGCACCGCCGAGCAGCGCCGCCGCTGGCTGCCGGGCGTGGCGACGGGCGAGGTCGTGCTCACCGCGGCGCTCGTCGAGCCCGGAGCCGACGACCCCGGGATGCCGGCGGCCGCGGCGGCGCGTGATGCCGCCTCGTGGCGGGTCGACGGCGTCAAGACGTGCGTTCCCGCGGCGCAGCTGGCGGCACGTGTGCTGGTGCCCGCCCGCCTGGCGGACGGCAGCGTCGGCATCTTCCTCGTCGACCCGCGCGGCCGCGGCTGCACGCTCGAACGCCAGGTGGCCACCAACCGCGAGCCGCAGGCGCGGCTCGTCCTCGACGGCGCGCCCGGCGACGTCCTGCCGGGCGCCAACGTCGGCTGGCTCGTCGAGCGCGCGCTCGTCGGACTCGCCGCGATGCAGCTCGGCGTGACCGAGCGGGCGCTCCGGCTGACGGCCGAGTACACGGCGCGCCGCGAGCAGTTCGACCGCCCGATCGCGAGCTTCCAGGCCGTACACCAGCGCGCGGCGGACGCCTACATCGACGTCGAGGCGATCCGCCTGACCACCTGGCAGGCGGCGTGGCGGCTCGCGGCCGGTCTCCCGGCGACGGCCGAGGTGGCGGTCGCGAAGTTCTGGGCGTCGGAAGCCGCGCACCGCGTCGTGTATGCCGCGCAGCACCTGCACGGCGGCATCGGCGTCGACATCGACTACCCCCTCCATCGCTACTATCTCTGGGCGAAGCAGATCGAGCTGACGCTCGGCTCCGGCACTCGCCAGCTCGTCCGCCTGGGCGCCGAGCTGGCGGCGCGGCCGCCGGACGGGTAG
- a CDS encoding ZIP family magnesium transporter: MDRRHLGLGLLCVGLAALANLLGGAVVTLRRWDDRFLRYAVALGAGFMLAAVILKMLPESQHLTSLAPALVLAGYLLVHLFEHTVARHFHFGEEIHPELLSANAGASALLGLLVHSFFDGISIGSAFIIDRALGLLVFSAIVLHKAPEGFAIASVVLATGGSRRQALLAASAVGTASILGGFSIFGLQTLVGPALGISAGVTLYVAASDLVPEVNREGGTAIALTVFAGVLLYYLTERVLEASGL, translated from the coding sequence GTGGACCGACGACACCTCGGTCTCGGCCTCCTCTGCGTCGGGCTCGCGGCGCTCGCCAACCTCCTCGGCGGCGCCGTCGTGACGCTCCGGCGCTGGGACGACCGCTTCCTCCGCTACGCCGTCGCGCTCGGCGCGGGGTTCATGCTGGCGGCCGTGATCTTGAAGATGCTGCCTGAGAGCCAGCACCTCACGTCGCTCGCTCCCGCCCTGGTCCTCGCCGGCTACCTGCTCGTGCACCTCTTCGAGCACACGGTCGCGCGCCACTTCCACTTCGGCGAGGAGATCCACCCGGAGCTGCTCTCCGCGAACGCCGGCGCCTCGGCGCTCCTCGGCCTTCTCGTGCACAGCTTCTTCGACGGCATCTCGATCGGGTCGGCCTTCATCATCGACCGGGCGCTCGGGCTGCTCGTCTTTTCCGCCATCGTCCTCCACAAGGCGCCCGAAGGGTTCGCCATCGCCTCGGTGGTGCTCGCGACGGGCGGCAGCCGGCGCCAGGCGCTCCTCGCCGCCTCCGCCGTCGGCACGGCAAGCATCCTCGGCGGGTTCTCGATCTTCGGCCTGCAGACGCTCGTCGGCCCCGCGCTCGGCATCTCGGCCGGCGTGACGCTCTACGTCGCCGCCTCCGACCTGGTGCCGGAGGTGAACCGGGAGGGAGGCACGGCGATCGCGCTCACGGTGTTCGCGGGCGTGCTGCTCTACTACCTGACCGAGCGGGTGCTCGAGGCCTCGGGGCTCTGA